A stretch of the Amycolatopsis sp. BJA-103 genome encodes the following:
- a CDS encoding class III extradiol dioxygenase subunit B-like domain-containing protein, translating into MIRRVAVLPQPPLLIPELAAGAADECAELREACLAAARSLTSASPDWVVVGAAAGAPAVPENASGSFRGFGVDLGVSLSRVTTPETELPLPALVAGWLREQGGASSVRVHLVDPATPPSQCELFGRELGEPAAVLVLGDGSSRHGPRSPGGEDERAEGFDAGIRDALAKADTGALAALDPALAAELGAGGRAPWQVLAGLADGDWTADVLYSAAPYGVGYHVAVWERA; encoded by the coding sequence GTGATCCGCCGTGTCGCCGTGCTCCCGCAGCCCCCTCTGCTCATCCCCGAACTGGCCGCCGGAGCGGCGGACGAGTGCGCCGAGCTGCGCGAAGCCTGCCTCGCCGCCGCGCGGAGCCTGACCAGCGCTTCGCCGGACTGGGTCGTCGTCGGCGCGGCCGCGGGCGCGCCCGCGGTACCGGAAAACGCGAGCGGCTCTTTCCGGGGATTCGGAGTCGATCTCGGAGTCTCACTCAGCCGGGTGACAACGCCCGAAACGGAGCTGCCCCTGCCCGCGCTCGTCGCCGGCTGGCTGCGTGAGCAGGGTGGCGCGTCATCCGTCCGAGTCCATCTCGTCGACCCCGCGACCCCTCCCAGCCAGTGCGAACTGTTCGGCCGCGAGCTGGGGGAGCCCGCCGCGGTGCTCGTCCTCGGCGACGGTTCGAGCAGGCACGGTCCGCGTTCCCCCGGTGGTGAGGATGAGCGCGCTGAGGGTTTCGACGCCGGGATCCGCGACGCGCTGGCCAAGGCCGACACGGGCGCGCTGGCCGCACTCGATCCGGCCTTGGCCGCCGAACTCGGGGCAGGGGGCCGCGCGCCTTGGCAGGTCCTCGCCGGACTGGCGGACGGCGACTGGACCGCCGACGTCCTCTACTCGGCCGCGCCGTACGGCGTCGGCTACCACGTCGCGGTCTGGGAGCGGGCATGA